TGCGGTTCGCGGCCCGCCAGGTGGCCCACCCCGGCAACCCGACCGTCTCGTAGACGCCGGGGTGCACGAGCAGGCGGAACATGTCCCGGATGACGAGCGGGGCGACGTGGCGCACGGCGAAGCGGTCCGTCCACGACGCCCGATCCCACTCCTCGGGCAGCACGGTGCGGGCGAAGGCGAGATGACGAGCCTCCTCCTGGCGGTGGTACCGGTTGACCTCGGCCAGGAAGGGATCGGTGTCCGGGTGCTCGGCGGCCTTCTTCTGCAGCAGATCCGGGATCTCCTCACCGGCGAGCACCAGGACGTCGAGCAGCGCCGGGCGGCGGATGATGGCTCCCATCCCGACCCGCTGGATCGCCCGGAACAGGCCCTTGTCCAACGGGTTGCGGGCCGTCGGCTGCAACTGGCCCAGCAACCGGGAGAACAGGCGGGAGTGGCGCGTCTCCTCGCCCATCTCGTGGAGGGCGTACACGACGCGCGGGTCGGTGTAGTCGCGCTGCAGGGCCAGCTGGAAGGAGAACCCCGCCATCAGGATGGCCTCGAACCGGAGGCCGGCGTCGACGATCGACGCCACCTCCTCCCGGGACAGCCTGATCAGCTGGTCGGGGGTCAGCTCGAGCCCGAGCCCGGCCACGCTGAGGAGCTCCGGGGGCAGCACCGCCCCCGCGCCCAGCTCGCCGCTCACCTCGACATCGGGCTCGATGGCCCGGCGCAGCGACGCCGCCGACAACCGCTCGATCTTGACGTCTGCCTTCACGTCTGGCTTCAGGTCCCCACTCACAGCAGCCATGGATCGAGTATCCTATGAATTGACAGAAACCGTCAACCCTTCATTTCTGTGACCTTGGGCACTCTTCACGCCACTTCGCCCGCACCCCCCTCCAAGGGCGAGCGGACCCGCCAGGCCCTCCTCGAGGCCGCCATCCATCGCTTCTCGGCCGACGGCCTGCGGGGCGTCGCCCTCTCGGACGTGGCGCGCGACGTCGGCGTGACGCCGGCGGCGGTCTATGCCTACTTCCCAGGGAAGGAGGCGCTGTTCGCCGCGGCCGTGGACGCCGACGCCGACGCCCTGGTGGAGGTCGCATTCCAGGCGGTCGAGCGCGGCCGGTTCACCGGCAACTGGGCGGCGCTGATCCAGCTGCTCCTCGACGCCCTCCCCGACCACCCGCTCGCCCGGCGGGTGCTGTCGGGTCTGGAGCCCGAGTCGACCGAGCGACTGCTCGACATCCCCGCCCTGGCCCGGTTGCGGGCCCAGCTGGCCGAGCTGATCGCGAGTGACCAGGACAGCGGGGCCGTGCGCGCCGACGTGGAACCGACGCCGATCGCCGACGGGTTCGTGACGATCGTGCTCGCCATGCTCATCGGCATCCTGCAGACCGGCGGCCAACCGCAACCAGAGCGTGCGCCCGGTGTGGTCGCCGTCCTGGAAGCGGCCCTGCGCGCGCCCGGCTGACCACGGCGCGCGGCGCGTGGCGTCGCGTAGGCGCCATCACGGGGCGGTATGCTCGTGGCATGCGGCTGAGGGTGCTCCTCGTCGCGGTCTTGGCGGGGGCGGCGGGGCTCGGGGGTTGTGCCACGAGCCCGCCCGCGGCGCATACCAGCGTCCAGGGTCTGGCTCCATCGCGCACAGGGGCGGCGACCGCGCTTCCGACGGCATCGACCACGACATCGGGATCGTGCTGGGAGGGCTCGCTCGCCCTCTACCAGGACGCCAGCGCGTGGCGCTGCACGGCTGCGAACCAGATCATGGACCCCTGCTTCACGCCGGCAAATCAACCCGATGCACCCCAGCTGACCTGCGCCTCGACCCCCTGGGCGCCGGCGACCCGGCTCCTGCTGACCCAGCCCTTGCCCCTCGAGGCAGCCAACTCTCCTGGGACCGGCCCCAGACCTGTCTGGGCCATGGAGCTGGCCAACGGTGATCGTTGTGTCATCGGCACGGGGACAGTGACCCAGGTCGGCGCCGTCACTCTCGATTACCTCTGCACCTCAGGAGCCCTCGCCGGCCAGATCGACCGCAGCCACCAGCCGTGGATCGTGCAGTACCAGGCGGCGAAGTCGTCCACGCTGCGACCGCTCACCGTGCGCAACGCCTGGGCCTGATCGCAATCGACGAGGAGGCGGGGTGCCGGTGGGGCGCCCTCCCCGGCGGCGAAAGAGGCGCCCACACCGGCCACCGCAGTTCGCCCGGGCCCACGAGGGGGGAAACAGTGGCCGCAGGTCGAGCTACCGACAGAATACCCCGCGCCGCTGTCTGTGTCATCTGTGCTTTACAGATGACACAGATGACCGCTTCGCCTACCGGGTCCGCCCGTCGGATCTACGGGAGGCGTCGTCGCCGAGTCGCTCACGAACTTCGCGCGCCAGACTCCGATCTTCTGTCAGCAGACGTCGCCCCATCTGCCGCACGACCTCGGCGACGTTCGTCCGCTGTCGAAACGCGTACACGCGCAGCGCCTCGTAGACCTCCGGGTCCACGTCGATCGTAAGTCTGTGCGGGTAACTTCGGCCTCCCATCAGCCTTCTCCCATAACGCACCCCATCACTGATCAGGAGTCGCCGGCACGACGGCATATTGTAAACGGCGTAAATCGGCGCAGCGCGGATTTCGCCGATGAGCCAGACTGCTCGGCCATGAACGCGCGCCGCCACCAGGTCCTTGCTGCCAATGGCGTTCGCATCCACGCCGTCGAGCAGGGCCGCGGCCCGTTGGTGCTCCTGCTGCACGGCTTTCCGGAGTCCTGGTACTCCTGGCGGCACCAGCTGCCTGCCCTGGCCGACGCTGGCTTCCGGGCCGTGGCCATCGACGTGCGGGGCTACGGCCGCTCGTCCAAACCCTTCGCCATCGACGCCTACCGGATGCTCGCTCACGTCGCCGACAACCTGGGGGTGGTGGAGGCCCTGGGCGAGGAGACCGCCGTAGTGGTGGGCCACGACTGGGGCTCGCCCATCGCAGCCGCCTCGGCGCTGCTGCGTCCCGATGTGTTTCGCGCCGTCGCCCTGTTGAGCGTGCCGTACTCCCCTCCGGGACGGACGCGCCCCACCGATGCCTTCCGACGGATGGGTGGTGACGAGGAGTTCTACATCTCCTACTTCCAGGAGCCCGGGCGGGCAGAGGCCGAGATCGAGGAGGACGTGCGCACCTGGCTCCTCGGCATGTACGTGGCCGCGTCGGGAGACGCGGTGGCGCCACCCGATGGGCGCAGCATCGCCACCGTGCCGCCGGGCGGCCGGCTGCGTGATCGCTTCGTGCTACCCGACCACCTGCCGGGCTGGCTGACGGACGACGACCTCGACCTGTACGTCGCCGAGTTCGAGCGCACCGGCTTCACCGGCGCGCTCAACCGCTATCGCAACGTCGATCGTGACTGGCAGGATCTCGGCGTCTGGGCCCAGCGCCCCATCACGGTGCCCTCGCTCTTCATCGGGGGAGACCGCGACGGCCCCACGCTCTGGGGATCGTCAGCCATCGCCAGGTTCGAGCAGACCCTCCCGGATCTGCGTGGGTCGCACGTGCTGGCCGGCTGCGGGCACTGGACGGCTCAGGAGCGCCCGACGGAGGTGAACGACCTACTCGTGGGCTTCCTCGCCCAAGTCCTCCGCCCCCCGGACGGGTGACCAGCTAACCTGGCTCGGGGCTGACATGTAGAAGAGACCGGTGCCAGGGGGGGAGCGCCATGGCGAAGACGGCGAGTGTGGTGGGCGCGCATCCGACTGTGGGAGCGCCTCGGGGCTAGCGCCGTGCCGGCCACGACAACGCAGCAGAAGCCGAAGCGCCCACCGGTGCGTGTGGTCCTCGTCAACGACGAGGAGATCATCATCGACGGCCTGCGCACGATGCTGTCCCGCCACCGGGACCAGGTGAAGGTCGTGGGCCGCGTCCTGGCGTCCGAGGATCTGGCCTCGACCATTCCCGACCTCGGGGCGGAGGTCGTCCTGGTGGACCTCCACATCCAGGGCGCCAGCGGGCTCGAGCTGGCCGCCCGCCTGCTGGCGGACAGCCCGCCCTTCCGGTTGGTGATCTTCACCGACGACAGCGAGGAGCGTCGGCTCTTCGAGGCCTTGCGGCTGGGCGTGTCCGGTTACCTCCTCAAGTCGCTCAACGGAGTGCAGCTGGCTGACCACCTGGTACGCGTCGCCGACGGTCAGATCGTCGTCGACCCCACCATCGCCACCCGCATCGCCCTACGCGGTGCCCAGTTCGGCGGCGCCGAGGTGTGGCCAGGCAGCCAGCTGGCCCTCAGCCAGCGCGAGAGCGAGGTGCTGGGGCTGCTGGTGGAGGGACTGAGCAACCGCCTCATCGCCGTCCAGCTTGTCGTCGGCGAGGAGACGGTGAAGACCCACCTTCGGTCGATCTACCGGAAGCTCGGCGTGAACGACCGGTCCCACGCCGTGGCCATGGTGATCCGACTGGGCATCTTCGGCTAGCCGACGCTCGTCGTCGGCGCCCCGTCCGCGTCACCAGAGGCCACCCTCGACCCGCCATCGCCGCGAAGGAGGGCGCGGTGGCGCTCGCAGAGCCCGAGAAGGTCATGGTCGTCGATCACGGTGGCGCACTGCTGGCCGTCGGGCTCATCGGCCCAGCAGCGGTCGTGAGACGGGTACGGCTCGGCCGGACCGGCTGCGATCAGCGGCACCTGCGGGCGCGGAAACCAGGCGATCACGATGGAGGACTTCCCCGCCTATGGGCACACCTCCTGCCGCGGGCCCCCTACGAGGACGATGGCGGGAGCGACCGGCCCGTCCGCGCCCAGGCGCGAGCGTCACGAACGTCCATGACCCGTTGCCAACCGAACCAGAGCAGCCTGCCGATGGCCACGGCGTGGACGGCGCGCGCCCACCGGACCGCCTTCCAGGTGGCGCCCGCCGCAACGAGGAGGACGACCGAGGCCGCGATCCATGGCCAGCGAGGACCAGCCAGCACCATGGCCGCGCTGGCGGCGACCGTGAGCAGGAGAAGGAGCGCGGCGGCCCGCGTCACCGCCCGCCAGAGCGAGCGCCGGGCCAGCAGCGTGATCAGGCCCAGCGCAGCGCCAAGGACGATCACCATGGGGCCACGGTACCGTGATGGCGTCCAGGTCGGGCGTCGCACGTCCCTCCGCGGTGGTGACTATCGAAGGGCGAGTCCGTCGGGCTCGTTTCGCCAAGCCGGCGCGAGCTACCTCCCCGACGAGGTCGGCCTCAGCGAACCGCCGGGATCGGGACAGGAGGGATGGGGGGCCGGGGCAGCGGCGGCAGCGGTGGGATCGGGCTGCGTCGC
Above is a genomic segment from Acidimicrobiales bacterium containing:
- a CDS encoding diiron oxygenase, which gives rise to MAAVSGDLKPDVKADVKIERLSAASLRRAIEPDVEVSGELGAGAVLPPELLSVAGLGLELTPDQLIRLSREEVASIVDAGLRFEAILMAGFSFQLALQRDYTDPRVVYALHEMGEETRHSRLFSRLLGQLQPTARNPLDKGLFRAIQRVGMGAIIRRPALLDVLVLAGEEIPDLLQKKAAEHPDTDPFLAEVNRYHRQEEARHLAFARTVLPEEWDRASWTDRFAVRHVAPLVIRDMFRLLVHPGVYETVGLPGWATWRAANRSPERVALRHEATRPVLEAMLQAEVVAPGRVPRGWRALCGVDAEGVPAA
- a CDS encoding alpha/beta hydrolase, whose product is MNARRHQVLAANGVRIHAVEQGRGPLVLLLHGFPESWYSWRHQLPALADAGFRAVAIDVRGYGRSSKPFAIDAYRMLAHVADNLGVVEALGEETAVVVGHDWGSPIAAASALLRPDVFRAVALLSVPYSPPGRTRPTDAFRRMGGDEEFYISYFQEPGRAEAEIEEDVRTWLLGMYVAASGDAVAPPDGRSIATVPPGGRLRDRFVLPDHLPGWLTDDDLDLYVAEFERTGFTGALNRYRNVDRDWQDLGVWAQRPITVPSLFIGGDRDGPTLWGSSAIARFEQTLPDLRGSHVLAGCGHWTAQERPTEVNDLLVGFLAQVLRPPDG
- a CDS encoding response regulator transcription factor, with translation MRVVLVNDEEIIIDGLRTMLSRHRDQVKVVGRVLASEDLASTIPDLGAEVVLVDLHIQGASGLELAARLLADSPPFRLVIFTDDSEERRLFEALRLGVSGYLLKSLNGVQLADHLVRVADGQIVVDPTIATRIALRGAQFGGAEVWPGSQLALSQRESEVLGLLVEGLSNRLIAVQLVVGEETVKTHLRSIYRKLGVNDRSHAVAMVIRLGIFG
- a CDS encoding TetR/AcrR family transcriptional regulator, with the protein product MTLGTLHATSPAPPSKGERTRQALLEAAIHRFSADGLRGVALSDVARDVGVTPAAVYAYFPGKEALFAAAVDADADALVEVAFQAVERGRFTGNWAALIQLLLDALPDHPLARRVLSGLEPESTERLLDIPALARLRAQLAELIASDQDSGAVRADVEPTPIADGFVTIVLAMLIGILQTGGQPQPERAPGVVAVLEAALRAPG